A single genomic interval of Methylocystis sp. IM3 harbors:
- a CDS encoding ABC transporter ATP-binding protein, with translation MAPAPDIVIDVKGLTKSFGDRKVVDDLTMSVARGHIRGFLGPNGSGKTTTIRMLCGLLTPDSGEGRCLGYDIRTEQEEIKRRVGYMTQGFSLYRDLTIRENLEFVARIYGLESPRAAAQAALERLGLAARADQLAGELSGGWKQRLALGACILPGPALLLLDEPTAGVDPKARRDFWDEIHHLANEGLTVLVSTHYMDEAERCHEIAYILDGKLLVSGTIEEILRDAGLSTWVVVGEGLDDLAQRLRAEPSVDMVARFGAALHVAGRDATAMAAVAARYAGSAHRWAQDQATLEDVFIELMIRNHRSGK, from the coding sequence ATGGCCCCCGCGCCGGACATCGTCATCGACGTCAAGGGCCTCACCAAGTCCTTCGGCGACCGCAAGGTCGTCGACGATCTCACCATGAGCGTCGCACGCGGGCATATTCGCGGCTTTCTGGGGCCGAATGGCAGCGGCAAGACGACGACGATCCGCATGCTCTGCGGTCTGCTGACGCCCGATTCCGGCGAGGGGCGCTGTCTGGGCTACGACATCCGCACCGAGCAGGAGGAGATCAAGCGCCGCGTCGGCTACATGACGCAGGGCTTTTCGCTCTATCGCGACCTGACCATTCGCGAGAACCTCGAATTCGTCGCGCGTATTTACGGACTCGAGTCGCCGCGCGCGGCGGCGCAGGCGGCGCTGGAGCGGCTCGGGCTCGCGGCGCGCGCCGATCAGCTCGCGGGCGAGCTTTCGGGCGGCTGGAAGCAGCGGCTCGCGCTCGGTGCCTGCATTCTGCCGGGCCCGGCGCTGCTGCTGCTCGACGAGCCGACGGCGGGCGTCGATCCCAAGGCGCGGCGCGATTTCTGGGACGAGATCCATCATCTCGCAAATGAAGGGCTCACCGTTCTCGTCTCGACCCATTACATGGATGAAGCCGAGCGCTGCCACGAGATCGCTTACATTCTCGACGGGAAGCTCCTCGTCTCCGGCACGATCGAAGAGATCCTTCGCGACGCCGGCCTGTCGACCTGGGTGGTCGTTGGCGAGGGGCTCGACGATCTCGCGCAACGTCTCAGAGCGGAGCCCAGCGTCGACATGGTGGCGCGTTTCGGCGCCGCGCTCCATGTCGCGGGGCGCGATGCGACGGCGATGGCGGCCGTCGCCGCGCGCTACGCCGGTTCCGCGCATCGCTGGGCGCAGGATCAGGCGACGCTCGAAGACGTCTTCATCGAGCTGATGATTCGCAATCATCGGAGCGGGAAATGA
- a CDS encoding HlyD family secretion protein, with protein sequence MRRVAALAAILLALGGVFAWRMMRDWRAAPAPFLGYVEGEVLYIGPNEGERLASLAVAAGSTVKPGDILFVMSTTLLDRQRSEIVARIGQLEAQVQNLRAATSRPEQVAVLQAGLERAEAALKLSRNDYDRQLKLFKSGNVAKATLDRAEMALRRDEASVKEARRQVNAALIPGRSQEIDAAEAAIRQARAQLEGIDIRIGRQKVRAPAAGVVQDVFFRPGEVVNAGQPVVALLPPENRKVRFYVPEPRLAGVKVGERVSVACDGCPADLFGRISFVASRQEYTPPVIFSDVERTKLVFKAEARLEGRARDLPLGMPVSVTPLAAGEAGK encoded by the coding sequence ATGCGACGCGTGGCCGCGTTGGCGGCGATCCTTCTCGCGCTCGGCGGCGTCTTCGCCTGGCGCATGATGCGCGACTGGCGCGCCGCCCCCGCGCCCTTCCTCGGCTATGTCGAGGGGGAGGTTCTCTACATCGGTCCCAATGAGGGCGAAAGGCTCGCGAGCCTCGCGGTGGCGGCGGGTTCGACCGTGAAACCCGGCGACATTCTCTTCGTCATGTCGACCACGCTGCTCGACCGGCAGCGGTCGGAGATCGTGGCGCGCATCGGCCAGCTCGAGGCGCAAGTGCAGAATTTGCGCGCCGCCACGAGCCGCCCGGAGCAGGTCGCAGTGTTGCAGGCCGGCCTCGAGCGCGCCGAGGCGGCCCTGAAACTCTCGCGCAACGACTACGATCGCCAGTTGAAGCTCTTCAAGTCCGGAAACGTCGCCAAGGCGACGCTGGATCGCGCTGAAATGGCGCTGCGGCGCGACGAGGCGAGCGTGAAGGAGGCGCGCCGGCAGGTGAATGCGGCGCTGATCCCCGGCCGCTCGCAGGAGATCGACGCCGCCGAGGCCGCGATCCGCCAGGCGCGGGCGCAGCTCGAAGGGATCGACATTCGCATCGGCCGCCAGAAGGTCCGCGCCCCGGCGGCGGGCGTGGTGCAGGATGTGTTCTTCCGTCCCGGCGAGGTGGTGAACGCGGGCCAGCCCGTCGTGGCGCTGCTGCCGCCGGAAAATCGCAAGGTGCGGTTTTACGTCCCGGAGCCCCGGCTCGCCGGCGTGAAGGTCGGCGAGCGGGTGAGCGTGGCCTGCGACGGCTGTCCCGCCGACCTCTTCGGCCGCATTTCCTTCGTGGCCAGCCGTCAGGAATACACGCCGCCGGTGATCTTCAGCGACGTGGAGCGGACGAAGCTCGTCTTCAAGGCCGAGGCGCGGCTTGAGGGCAGGGCGCGGGACCTGCCGCTCGGCATGCCTGTTTCCGTGACGCCGCTGGCGGCGGGGGAGGCGGGAAAGTGA
- a CDS encoding electron transfer flavoprotein-ubiquinone oxidoreductase, whose translation MAEEITELPEREGMDYDVVIVGAGPAGLAAAIRLKQVAPDLSVVVIEKGSEPGAHILSGAVIDPIGLDRLLPDWRTRDDAPLKTQVHDDQFLLLTEKSGVRLPNALMPKLMNNHGNFIGSLGNLVRFLAAEAEGLGVEIYPGFAGAEVLYGENGEVRGVATGDMGVDREGRPKDSFTRGMELRSKYTLFAEGARGSLSKQLIAKYGLAENSDVQKFGIGFKELWRIPKEKHRPGLVQHSFGWPLQSDTGGGSFLYHFEDGLVSIGFVVHLNYSNPTLSPFDEFQRFKCHPMIAPTLEGGERLAYGARALTEGGWQSVPKLVFPGGALIGCAAGFMNVPRIKGSHNAILSGILVAEHVAAAVADGRAYDEVTAYDAAWRASDIGRDLKPVRNVKPLWSKYGTYLGAALGGLDMWTNSLFGFSFFGTQSHGKPDHACLKPLSEVTPIVYQKLTQKPAFDKLSSVFVSNTNHEEDQPVHLKLRDPSIPIEDNLPIYGEPARLYCPAGVYEVVYADEAAKTDPRFVINAQNCVHCKTCDIKDPAQNITWVPPEGGGGPNYPNM comes from the coding sequence ATGGCTGAAGAGATTACGGAATTGCCCGAGCGCGAAGGCATGGACTATGACGTGGTGATCGTCGGCGCGGGCCCCGCCGGCCTCGCCGCGGCGATTCGCCTCAAACAGGTTGCGCCCGACCTTTCCGTCGTCGTCATCGAAAAAGGCTCGGAGCCCGGCGCGCATATTCTCTCTGGCGCCGTGATCGATCCCATCGGCCTCGACCGCCTGCTGCCCGACTGGCGCACGCGCGACGACGCGCCCTTGAAGACGCAGGTGCATGACGACCAGTTTCTCCTGCTCACCGAAAAGAGCGGCGTTCGCCTGCCCAACGCCCTGATGCCGAAGTTGATGAACAATCACGGCAATTTCATCGGCTCGCTGGGCAATCTGGTGCGCTTCCTCGCCGCCGAGGCGGAAGGATTGGGCGTCGAGATCTATCCGGGCTTCGCCGGCGCCGAAGTTCTCTACGGCGAGAATGGCGAGGTTCGCGGCGTCGCCACCGGCGACATGGGCGTCGATCGCGAGGGCAGGCCGAAGGACAGCTTCACGCGCGGCATGGAGCTGCGCAGCAAATATACGCTCTTCGCCGAAGGCGCGCGCGGCTCGCTCTCCAAGCAGCTCATCGCCAAATATGGGCTCGCCGAAAACAGCGACGTGCAGAAATTCGGCATCGGCTTCAAGGAGCTGTGGCGCATCCCCAAGGAGAAGCACCGGCCCGGCCTGGTGCAGCATTCCTTCGGCTGGCCCCTGCAGTCGGACACGGGCGGGGGCTCGTTCCTCTATCATTTCGAGGACGGCCTGGTGTCGATCGGCTTCGTGGTGCACCTCAATTACTCGAACCCGACGCTCTCGCCCTTCGACGAGTTCCAGCGGTTCAAGTGTCATCCGATGATCGCGCCGACGCTCGAGGGCGGCGAGCGCCTCGCCTATGGCGCGCGCGCGCTCACCGAGGGCGGCTGGCAGAGCGTGCCCAAGCTCGTCTTCCCCGGCGGCGCGCTCATCGGCTGCGCGGCGGGCTTCATGAACGTGCCGCGCATCAAGGGCTCGCACAACGCCATTCTCTCCGGCATCCTCGTCGCGGAGCATGTCGCCGCCGCCGTCGCCGACGGCCGCGCCTATGACGAAGTGACGGCCTATGACGCCGCCTGGCGCGCGTCCGACATCGGACGCGACCTGAAGCCGGTACGCAACGTCAAGCCGCTCTGGTCGAAATACGGCACCTATCTCGGCGCCGCGCTCGGCGGGCTCGACATGTGGACCAATTCGCTGTTCGGCTTCTCCTTCTTCGGCACGCAGTCGCATGGCAAGCCGGACCACGCCTGCCTGAAGCCGCTCTCGGAAGTGACGCCGATCGTCTATCAGAAGCTCACGCAGAAACCCGCCTTCGACAAGCTCTCCTCGGTCTTCGTCTCGAACACGAACCACGAGGAAGACCAGCCGGTGCATCTGAAACTGAGGGACCCGTCGATCCCGATCGAAGACAATCTGCCGATCTACGGCGAGCCGGCGCGGCTCTATTGTCCGGCAGGCGTCTATGAAGTCGTCTACGCCGACGAGGCGGCGAAGACCGATCCGCGTTTCGTGATCAATGCGCAGAATTGCGTCCATTGCAAAACCTGCGACATCAAGGACCCGGCGCAAAACATCACCTGGGTCCCGCCGGAAGGCGGCGGCGGGCCGAACTATCCCAATATGTGA
- a CDS encoding YdcF family protein, whose product MFFVLSKIFEFVLTPVNFAILAGALGVLLAFTRYAKTGRALLSGAVLLLLILGFSPLPELLAMPLEARFPLPPGDAPAPAGIIVLGGSVDEKMSGLHNSVAINDSAERITAPIALKRRYPSARLVFTGGSGALLGGIHTEAEAVGVFWRETGLDQGDVFYESQSRNTYENAVATRDLVKPKPGDRWLLVTSAMHMPRAVGIFRKAGFPVVAYPVDYRAVDSLSHWSPPRHASGNFQLAEAALHEWLGLAAYRLTGKTDALFPAP is encoded by the coding sequence ATGTTCTTTGTGCTTTCCAAGATTTTTGAATTCGTCCTTACGCCCGTCAACTTCGCAATTCTCGCGGGCGCGCTGGGCGTCCTGCTCGCCTTCACCCGCTACGCGAAGACCGGCCGTGCGCTGCTTTCCGGCGCCGTTCTGCTCTTGCTGATCCTCGGCTTCTCGCCGCTCCCCGAACTCCTCGCCATGCCGCTCGAAGCGCGGTTTCCCCTCCCGCCGGGCGACGCACCCGCCCCGGCGGGGATCATCGTGCTTGGCGGCTCGGTCGACGAGAAGATGAGCGGGCTTCACAACAGCGTCGCGATCAACGACTCCGCCGAGCGGATCACCGCGCCGATCGCGCTCAAGCGCCGATATCCCTCGGCGCGCCTCGTCTTCACGGGCGGCTCGGGGGCGCTCCTCGGCGGGATCCATACGGAAGCGGAGGCGGTTGGCGTCTTCTGGCGCGAGACGGGGCTCGACCAGGGCGATGTTTTCTACGAGAGCCAGTCGCGCAATACTTATGAAAACGCCGTCGCGACCCGCGACCTCGTGAAGCCGAAGCCCGGCGACCGTTGGCTGCTTGTGACCTCGGCGATGCACATGCCCCGCGCGGTGGGTATTTTCCGCAAGGCTGGCTTTCCGGTCGTCGCCTATCCTGTCGATTACCGCGCGGTCGACTCGCTTTCGCACTGGAGTCCGCCCCGCCATGCATCCGGCAATTTCCAGCTCGCCGAGGCGGCCCTGCACGAATGGCTGGGGCTCGCGGCCTACAGGCTGACGGGCAAGACCGACGCGCTGTTTCCCGCGCCGTGA
- a CDS encoding response regulator transcription factor, giving the protein MAPTSSTGAAESQTELGSRGDAEPVRARARPENDDGLPPVLAGRIDVAIADKSPLILAGLDKLLSDDKRFHLVLKVTDGEEFLEAARQQKFAIAVIGWQLPTLHARDVLRALSRQVSAPKIVVYSGTNDPAAPAETLQLGGAGFVSKRAPPERLLDVLAAVAAGDMVFPFVDIRKMRSDPLENLTLRERSLLSALGSGHTNSQLAKDFGVSINTIKFHLRNLFEKLEVRNRAQAIALFLEMKHGAWPGGATGRSMEPTTTTRGRRRGE; this is encoded by the coding sequence ATGGCGCCTACCTCTTCGACCGGGGCTGCAGAGAGTCAGACGGAGCTCGGAAGCAGGGGAGATGCGGAGCCGGTGCGCGCGCGGGCGCGCCCCGAGAATGACGATGGCCTCCCGCCTGTTCTGGCCGGCCGCATCGACGTCGCCATCGCCGACAAGAGCCCGCTGATCCTTGCGGGTCTCGACAAGCTGCTCTCCGACGACAAGCGCTTCCATCTGGTGCTGAAGGTGACGGATGGCGAGGAGTTTCTCGAGGCCGCGCGCCAGCAGAAATTCGCCATCGCGGTCATCGGCTGGCAATTGCCGACGCTCCATGCCCGTGACGTGCTGCGCGCCCTGTCGCGCCAGGTCTCGGCGCCCAAGATCGTTGTCTACAGCGGCACCAACGACCCGGCGGCGCCGGCCGAGACGCTGCAATTGGGCGGCGCCGGCTTTGTCTCCAAGCGCGCGCCGCCGGAGCGTCTTCTGGACGTTCTCGCCGCGGTCGCCGCCGGCGATATGGTGTTTCCCTTCGTCGACATTCGCAAGATGCGCAGCGATCCGCTGGAGAACCTCACGCTGCGCGAGAGGAGCCTGCTGTCGGCGCTCGGCTCGGGTCACACCAACAGCCAGCTCGCCAAGGATTTCGGCGTCTCGATCAACACGATCAAATTCCACCTGCGCAATCTTTTCGAGAAGCTGGAAGTCCGCAACCGCGCCCAGGCCATCGCCCTCTTCCTCGAGATGAAGCATGGCGCCTGGCCGGGCGGCGCGACCGGCCGCAGCATGGAGCCGACGACGACGACGAGAGGCCGGCGGCGCGGCGAATGA
- a CDS encoding DUF1190 domain-containing protein, with translation MTGAPLKYIVILVALAAAGFSFFYARRSAPVCAGDGKYMASVADCQAWGLDSSLCRQAVEKARAVAARAAPKTETMFQCELRFTDCFENPAGGFSPRPAFCLRAGGEPTEIRYLEYEADRRNRKKTKEVRID, from the coding sequence ATGACCGGCGCGCCTTTGAAATACATCGTCATCCTCGTTGCGCTGGCGGCCGCCGGCTTTTCCTTCTTCTACGCCCGACGCTCCGCGCCCGTGTGCGCGGGGGACGGCAAATACATGGCGAGCGTCGCCGATTGTCAGGCCTGGGGGCTCGACTCGTCGCTTTGCCGGCAGGCGGTGGAAAAGGCCAGGGCGGTCGCGGCGCGGGCCGCGCCGAAGACCGAAACCATGTTCCAGTGCGAGCTCCGCTTCACGGATTGTTTCGAAAATCCGGCCGGCGGCTTCTCGCCTCGTCCCGCCTTCTGCCTGCGCGCCGGCGGCGAGCCGACGGAAATACGCTATCTCGAATATGAGGCGGACCGCCGCAACCGGAAGAAGACAAAGGAAGTGCGGATCGACTGA
- a CDS encoding DUF3108 domain-containing protein has product MSPTRKRAPAALAALLLCAAGTARAETIKAHYALSLMGISIGSAYATGVLDRSYRIDISMRTTGLANLVNNTKGAAMASGGLTAGGPSPLAYANTTSNEEEIRTVRMSLAGNAVRMVEVKPEPWDVDQRIPVTEGNKKRIVDPVSALIMSVPQGQDLTGPAACNRNISVFDGVTRFDVALTYAGQQMASTRGYSGPVAVCSARYTPISGHRPDSKSTRYMADNHDMNVWLAPLPEAHALVPIHIDIKTAAGDLVIDASDFQIGSKHADTAR; this is encoded by the coding sequence ATGAGCCCGACCCGGAAACGCGCGCCCGCCGCCCTCGCCGCGTTGCTCCTCTGCGCCGCCGGGACGGCGCGGGCCGAGACGATCAAGGCCCATTACGCGCTGAGCCTGATGGGGATTTCCATCGGCAGCGCCTATGCGACGGGCGTTCTCGACCGCAGCTACCGCATCGATATTTCGATGCGCACCACCGGCCTCGCCAATCTTGTGAACAACACCAAGGGCGCCGCGATGGCGAGCGGCGGATTGACCGCGGGCGGTCCCTCGCCACTCGCCTATGCGAATACGACCTCCAATGAGGAAGAGATCCGCACCGTCCGCATGTCGCTTGCGGGCAATGCCGTGCGCATGGTCGAGGTGAAGCCGGAGCCCTGGGACGTCGACCAGCGGATTCCGGTGACCGAAGGCAACAAGAAGCGCATCGTCGATCCGGTGAGCGCCCTGATCATGAGCGTGCCGCAGGGGCAGGATCTCACCGGACCGGCGGCCTGCAACCGCAACATCTCCGTCTTCGACGGCGTCACCCGTTTCGACGTCGCGCTGACCTATGCCGGGCAGCAGATGGCGAGCACGCGGGGGTATTCCGGCCCCGTCGCCGTCTGTTCGGCCCGCTACACCCCGATCTCCGGCCATCGGCCCGACAGCAAATCGACTCGCTACATGGCCGACAACCACGACATGAACGTCTGGCTCGCGCCGCTACCCGAGGCCCATGCGCTGGTGCCGATCCATATCGACATCAAGACCGCGGCCGGCGACCTCGTGATCGACGCCTCCGATTTCCAGATCGGCTCGAAGCACGCCGATACGGCGCGCTGA
- the sseA gene encoding 3-mercaptopyruvate sulfurtransferase, giving the protein MSRQIDLSTLFVSTQWLADHLDSPELRVFDASWHMPATNCDPRAEYLSEHVPGAVFFDIDRVADHSSGLPHMLPSPEVFAAEMRRLGFGDGMHAVVYDSVGLFSAPRLWWTMHVFGADKVSILAGGLPAWKAEGRALQNGETTHAPREFTPKFDAALVADAARVNAALLSGEAQVVDARGAERFMGAPEPRPGLRAGHMPGARNLPFSAVVEAGRMKDRPGLEAAFAAAGVDPEKPTIASCGSGMTACILSLAFAASGRSPATVYDGSWSEWGGRADLPVVSYVD; this is encoded by the coding sequence ATGTCGCGACAGATCGACCTTTCGACCCTTTTCGTCTCCACGCAATGGCTGGCGGACCATCTCGACTCTCCCGAGTTGCGCGTCTTCGACGCTTCCTGGCACATGCCCGCGACGAACTGCGATCCGCGCGCCGAATATCTTTCGGAACATGTTCCGGGGGCGGTGTTTTTCGACATTGACCGCGTCGCCGACCATTCCTCCGGCCTGCCGCACATGCTCCCGTCTCCCGAGGTCTTCGCCGCCGAGATGCGGCGTCTCGGCTTCGGCGACGGCATGCACGCGGTCGTCTATGACAGCGTCGGCCTGTTCTCCGCGCCGCGCCTGTGGTGGACGATGCATGTGTTCGGCGCCGACAAGGTCTCGATCCTCGCCGGCGGCCTGCCCGCCTGGAAAGCCGAAGGCCGCGCGCTCCAGAACGGCGAGACGACCCACGCGCCCCGCGAGTTCACGCCGAAGTTCGACGCCGCGCTCGTCGCCGACGCGGCGCGCGTCAACGCCGCGCTGCTCTCCGGCGAGGCGCAGGTCGTCGACGCCCGCGGCGCCGAACGTTTCATGGGCGCTCCGGAGCCGCGCCCGGGCCTGCGCGCCGGCCACATGCCCGGCGCCCGCAACCTGCCCTTCTCCGCCGTCGTCGAGGCGGGTCGCATGAAGGACAGACCGGGGCTCGAAGCCGCCTTCGCCGCCGCCGGGGTCGATCCGGAAAAACCCACGATCGCGAGTTGCGGCTCCGGGATGACGGCCTGCATTCTCAGCCTGGCTTTCGCGGCCTCGGGCCGGTCGCCGGCGACGGTCTATGACGGCTCCTGGTCCGAATGGGGCGGCCGCGCCGATCTCCCTGTCGTCTCATATGTCGACTAG
- a CDS encoding P-II family nitrogen regulator: MKKVEAIIKPFKLDEVKEALQAAGLQGITVTEAKGFGRQKGHTELYRGAEYVVDFLPKVKIEIVLADEAVDRAVEAIRTAAQTGRIGDGKIFVSNIEGAIRIRTGETGVDAI, translated from the coding sequence ATGAAAAAGGTCGAGGCGATCATCAAGCCTTTCAAACTCGATGAGGTGAAAGAGGCTTTGCAGGCGGCGGGGCTGCAAGGCATCACCGTCACCGAGGCGAAGGGCTTCGGCCGCCAGAAAGGGCACACCGAGCTCTATCGGGGCGCCGAATATGTCGTCGACTTCCTGCCGAAAGTGAAAATCGAAATCGTTCTCGCGGACGAGGCCGTCGATCGTGCGGTGGAAGCGATCCGCACGGCCGCCCAGACCGGCCGCATCGGGGATGGCAAGATTTTTGTTTCGAACATCGAAGGCGCGATCCGCATCCGCACCGGCGAAACCGGCGTGGACGCAATTTAA
- the glnA gene encoding type I glutamate--ammonia ligase, with the protein MTTAKDVIKQIKDNDVKYVDFRFTDPRGKWQHVTFDVSIVDEDALTEGIMFDGSSIAGWKAINESDMTLLPDLETCTMDPFFAASTMSIVCDVVEPATGQPYNRDPRSIAKKAMAHVKSVGVGDVAYFGPEAEFFVFDDVRFSAEPYNTGFQLDSVELPSNSDTAYEGGNLGHRVRTKGGYFPVPPVDSAQDMRGEMLAAMAAMGVKVEKHHHEVASAQHELGLKFETLVTVADHLQIYKYAIHQVAHSYGKSATFMPKPIFGDNGSGMHVHQSIWKEGKPVFAGDKYAGLSQECLWYIGGIIKHAKSLNAFTNPSTNSYKRLVPGYEAPVLLAYSSRNRSASCRIPFGSSPKAKRIEVRFPDPTANPYLAFAAMLMAGLDGIINKIDPGAPADKDLYDLPPEELKAIPTVCGSLREALESLKADHAYLTAGGVFNEDFINSYIELKMQDVMRFEMTPHPVEFDMYYSY; encoded by the coding sequence ATGACAACGGCCAAGGACGTAATCAAGCAGATCAAGGACAACGACGTCAAATACGTCGACTTCCGCTTCACCGACCCGCGCGGCAAGTGGCAGCATGTCACTTTCGACGTTTCGATCGTCGATGAGGACGCCCTGACCGAAGGCATCATGTTCGACGGCTCGTCTATCGCTGGCTGGAAGGCCATCAACGAGTCGGACATGACCCTCCTGCCCGACCTCGAAACCTGCACGATGGACCCCTTCTTCGCGGCCTCGACCATGTCGATCGTCTGCGACGTCGTGGAGCCCGCCACCGGCCAGCCCTACAACCGCGACCCGCGCTCGATCGCCAAGAAGGCGATGGCGCATGTGAAGTCGGTCGGCGTGGGCGACGTGGCCTATTTCGGCCCCGAGGCCGAATTCTTCGTTTTCGACGACGTGCGCTTCTCCGCCGAGCCCTACAACACGGGCTTCCAGCTCGACTCGGTCGAACTGCCGTCGAACTCCGACACCGCCTATGAAGGCGGCAACCTTGGCCACCGCGTCCGCACCAAGGGCGGCTATTTCCCGGTTCCGCCGGTCGACTCGGCCCAGGACATGCGCGGCGAAATGCTCGCGGCCATGGCGGCCATGGGCGTCAAGGTCGAGAAGCACCATCACGAGGTCGCTTCCGCCCAGCACGAGCTCGGCCTGAAGTTCGAGACGCTCGTCACCGTCGCCGACCACCTCCAGATCTACAAATATGCGATCCATCAGGTCGCCCATTCCTACGGCAAGTCGGCGACCTTCATGCCGAAGCCGATCTTCGGCGACAACGGCTCGGGCATGCACGTCCACCAGTCGATCTGGAAGGAAGGCAAGCCGGTTTTCGCGGGCGACAAATACGCCGGCCTCTCCCAGGAGTGCCTGTGGTACATCGGCGGCATCATCAAGCACGCCAAGTCGCTGAACGCCTTCACCAACCCGTCGACCAACTCCTACAAGCGTCTGGTCCCGGGCTATGAGGCGCCGGTGCTGCTCGCCTATTCGTCGCGCAACCGCTCGGCCTCCTGCCGCATTCCGTTCGGCTCGAGCCCGAAGGCCAAGCGCATCGAGGTTCGCTTCCCCGATCCGACGGCGAACCCCTATCTCGCCTTCGCCGCGATGCTGATGGCCGGCCTCGACGGCATCATCAACAAGATCGATCCGGGCGCACCGGCCGACAAGGACCTCTACGATCTGCCGCCAGAGGAGCTGAAGGCGATCCCGACGGTTTGCGGCTCGCTGCGCGAGGCGCTCGAGAGCCTCAAGGCCGACCACGCCTATCTGACGGCCGGCGGCGTCTTCAACGAAGACTTCATCAACTCCTACATCGAGCTCAAGATGCAGGACGTGATGCGCTTCGAAATGACGCCGCATCCGGTCGAGTTCGACATGTACTACTCCTACTGA
- a CDS encoding polyhydroxyalkanoic acid system family protein: MQNTITVTVPHDLGIETAKKRLAERLEMLQRDYVDKIAHSEVTWSGDVATIRVSALGQQASAQMNVLPDMVRIEVQLPWLLAAIAGRVKEFVSRNASDVLKIGKS; the protein is encoded by the coding sequence ATGCAGAACACGATCACTGTCACCGTGCCGCATGATCTCGGGATCGAGACGGCGAAGAAACGCCTGGCCGAGCGGCTGGAAATGCTCCAGCGCGACTATGTGGACAAGATCGCCCATTCGGAAGTGACGTGGTCCGGCGACGTGGCGACAATAAGGGTCAGCGCGCTTGGCCAGCAGGCCTCCGCGCAGATGAACGTGCTCCCCGACATGGTGCGGATCGAGGTGCAGCTTCCCTGGCTTCTCGCCGCCATCGCCGGAAGGGTCAAGGAGTTCGTCTCCCGCAACGCCAGCGACGTGCTCAAGATCGGAAAATCCTGA
- a CDS encoding response regulator transcription factor, with amino-acid sequence MIVYLIAGQGERDAIATLLSGHTYEIRPYPDVAAFLAEADLEPPGCVLIDVQPSDPTAMRELRAIRRSLPIIALSSRANVALAVRAMKEGAADFLQKPIEPEKLDAAVRAALDESRAWFERGRKKRELLARFESLSTRERDVVDAVMHGCANREVASQLGIKPRTVEIHRSNAMSKLGARTLPDLVRIWLDVGSSLAQLNAE; translated from the coding sequence ATGATTGTCTACCTCATCGCCGGGCAGGGCGAGCGGGACGCGATCGCCACGCTGCTTTCCGGCCATACTTATGAAATCAGGCCCTATCCGGATGTCGCGGCCTTCCTCGCCGAGGCCGATCTGGAGCCTCCCGGCTGCGTCCTCATCGATGTTCAGCCGTCGGATCCGACGGCCATGCGGGAGCTTCGGGCGATTCGTCGTTCCCTGCCGATCATCGCGCTGTCGTCGCGCGCCAATGTCGCTCTAGCTGTCAGGGCGATGAAGGAGGGCGCGGCCGATTTCCTGCAAAAACCGATCGAGCCCGAAAAGCTGGACGCCGCCGTGCGCGCCGCGCTCGACGAGAGCCGCGCCTGGTTCGAGCGCGGCCGCAAAAAAAGGGAGCTGCTCGCGCGCTTCGAATCGCTCAGCACGCGGGAGCGGGACGTCGTGGACGCCGTCATGCATGGCTGCGCCAATCGAGAGGTCGCGTCGCAACTGGGGATCAAGCCGCGCACGGTGGAGATTCACCGCTCCAATGCAATGAGCAAGCTCGGCGCCCGCACCTTGCCGGACCTCGTGCGAATCTGGCTCGACGTGGGGTCCTCCCTGGCGCAACTGAACGCCGAATAA